In Pleurodeles waltl isolate 20211129_DDA chromosome 5, aPleWal1.hap1.20221129, whole genome shotgun sequence, one genomic interval encodes:
- the LOC138296611 gene encoding uncharacterized protein isoform X1, which produces MGSGSSVARRSRGRSSGAAPRSRSPSPGSCSDPCRVHGEEPPVGPRDCLCPRLASGHPPGTEEDDDTDGELDKALAEFEDLCEPRRRQPQTDEGASSGTCDRVPGSSPMLIPSLELEGTAASAAPGRALPSTPLRDREMPSWGQGHCSTSCSQEHHGSRRSTFPDFSDARNDFSNASTNATACSMDIAATNDRGLHRKSDAAVTQLTSRSITTTL; this is translated from the exons atgggcagtggaagcAGCGTAGCCAGGAGGAGCCGCGGACGTAGCTCCGGGGCCGCCCCGAGGAGCCGGAGCCCCAGTCCGGGCAGCTGCAGCGACCCCTGCCGCGTCCACGGAGAAGAGCCGCCAGTGGGACCGCGGGACTGTCTTTGCCCCCGCTTGGCTTCGGGGCACCCTCCAGGCACCGAAGAGGATGATGACACGGATGGGGAGCTCGACAAGGCGCTGGCTGAGTTTGAGGACCTGTGTGAGCCGCGGCGCAGGCAGCCTCAGACGGATGAAGGAGCATCCAGCGGCACCTGCGACCGTGTGCCCGGCTCCAGCCCCATGCTCATCCCCAGCCTGGAGCTCGAGGGCACCGCTGCGAGCGCTGCGCCAGGGAGGGCGCTGCCAAGCACCCCCCTGCGGGATCGCGAGATGCCCAGCTGGGGCCAAGGACACTGCAGCACATCCTGCTCCCAGGAGCACCACGGGAGCCGCCGTAGCACT ttTCCTGACTTCAGCGACGCCAGGAATGATTTTAGCAACGCCAGCACCAACGCCACAGCCTGCTCCATGGACATCGCTGCAACCAATGACCGCGGCCTGCACCGCAAGTCCGACGCTGCCGTGACACAGCTGACGTCACGCAGTATCACCACGACGCTGTGA